Part of the Apostichopus japonicus isolate 1M-3 chromosome 13, ASM3797524v1, whole genome shotgun sequence genome is shown below.
ATGACGTGAAAACAAGGGTAATTACCTTTCTCATTGTGTCATTGTGATATACAAAGTGAATGGATGTTCTGTTTCCCTTGTCTCCACCCCTTCCCTACCTACCAGATGAGAAGATGAAAACCAGAAGATACATTTACAGCCCTGTTTTAATTCTCATTAAATACAGTCATGTAGTATTTGTTGTTCCTTATTTTTGCAGGCAGCAGTATTTCGAACAAAGAATGCCCACAAAATATCTGTGCCTTTGACCTTCACTTCATTCTCTTGCTCCGTCCTTTGGATGCTCTATGGAATCATGGTCCAAGATATATTCCTTGCTGTAAGTTTTAAGTTGGTTAAAATATCAGAATTGAAATAGAAAAATTGAATGTGTTTTTGATGCTTGATTGTGAGGAGTGTATATAGGAGTGCCTTTTCATAGacttataaacaaatatttggaagaatgTAGACAACTACTAAAATACATTCTGTTAAACCTCCAtccccccatccacccccccccccattatgcTGTAGTAAGAATTATAAACCTTTCTCACACACATGGGTGGGAGAGATGGGTGGGTGAGGGATGATTGGattaatgaataaatatttcataacaCAACTCATCAAGAGGTggggaaaaggggggggggagaaggttAGGGAATTGGTTAGAGAGAAGGTTAAAGAGGAATATGCGTGGGGGAAATTACTCCCAGGTTTAACAGCTTCTAtagtttaatcaaattaataatcataGCCTTCATTCTGTCATTATATGTAGAGTTTTGTATCCATGGAATTACGTATCGTTGCATAAATTTATTCAAGTTATTTTATATGCTGTTTCCATGGATTTTTGGGAATGATGAGTGATTTTATTACAGACTGCTTCAACTATTTCCATCAGATTCCAAACATCCCAGGTATCATAAGCAGCATTGCAAGATTCGTCCTGCTGGGGTATTACGGCCGAAGACGGCCTGGCACAGAACAAATGTGGGTCTGACAGGTAAAACATTGAACCAATCCCTCTGTCAAGATCAGTGGTCAACATTAGAGTAGTAACTTTGCAACCTCaaataatgtttacaaacaGGTCTAATTAAAACGTTTTCTTCTCAATAGGATGTGTAAACTTTGTACGCTATTAACTCATAACTTTACTAATGCAAATATGACATATAAAATGGTATTCCAAAAATAAATCCCCCAAAATAATGCATTGTACCTTTTTATGTATTAGACAGTATCATCATAGTCACTATAATAGTTATATGAACCCTATGGTTTTTAACTCTGTTATTATAAGTAACCGTGTATTTTAGAAATATACTGAAAAACACTACAACGATCATAAAAGGTTGGAAATAGGCAGGCAACTATTAAAATGtgatattaacaaaaaatatttatcatttttgaattatttaaaataagcACGCTTTTTGGGAATCTCTTCATTATAactaagaaaataattttctgtttttgtcatTTGGGTTCAAATTTGTCTATATCAgtgaatattcatttcaatcaattttttaaaatttcattgcATCCCAAAGAGAATAAATACGGGTAAAACAGGacactgcaaattattttcAGAACCTATCCTCCAAAGAAGGGGGAAGAAAACTGGGAGAATGATTAAGGAAAGTCGTAGTAAAATAGAAGTTAAATACGGGTATGTGAGTGATACAACAAAAAGCGCAAATGTACACAAAGAAAAAGATGCTCAAATTGAAGCAACAAAAtagaattttctttttttccttctttgcaGGAGGCTGTCCAAGGATCAAATTAACAAGCTCTTGTAAATAATGCCATGCCAACCACCCATTTAATTCTCACTTTAGCCTGCTGAAAATATCCTACAATTGTCTGACAGTCGTGACATAAGTGGTTGGTCCCCAAAGTCGGGATTTTGTGTGTtaaataaaatgtgaaaatcaCAAGTGCATTCTATGAAATTGTGAATACAAATGACTTCAGATTCAGATGGGTATATAGAGTATTCAAACTGTTTATGGCAGAGTTAACAATGGCAATATGGAGGCTTTTGAAAAGACACAAATGACGAGAACTGAGTTATATTCAGAATTAAAGTAGAGAAACTACTTCATGTAAAAGGGACAGTGTTTGCAGGAGATGGGCAGGAAACTTAAGGAAAGAGAAGTTTGTGaaggaggggagaaggggttGGACAGGCAGGGTACAGTTGTAGGGGAGGGAAGGGCACAGGGTAGGGTAGGGAAGGGCACCAGGGATGGGTGTTAATAAAGAGAAGTGATTAGTATACATACTAGGTTTTTGTGCATAGTCTACCATAGTTAACATTCCTCTCCCCTGTCCAGGCTATCGTAGCTCTTCAACTACCCCTTTTCCTTTCACCACCCAACCTCTTCATTTTCTTCACCAGAAATTGAAGTTTaaaaatggtttaaaaaaaCAGAGTTAAAATTTACAAAGACAAAACTCCTCTTGCGGATCGAGGGGTATCAACAGAAAGTTTTGGAGTTAGGGGAGGGGAACCTGGGGACACAAAGAGTGCAGGCTGCAAGTTAGGTATATTAACTggcaatttacatattttgcgAATTTCTGGGTTTTGCAGTCACAATCGGCTATAAAAGCACATGCCATTTTGCTGCTTCTATATATCACAACTAAGAAATGGTGGCCAGTATACTGCTCCTCTTTATCATGGTGAAAAGCTTATGAAAGGTTCTGTAACTGTAACCTTGCTATGACCTCTTCATTGTACTCTTTCACTGGCAACCtaatgaaatttcaacaaagaaATAACAAGTCATGGGCATGTCTGGCTGTTGTGCAACTAATGGTTAATTACTTTTAAAAAGGAAGTAAAGGTCTCAAATGGAAAGGAGTGTGTTGTGGCTGAATACAGAAATGGTACCCCACAAGTAGTATAGTGGACCCTAGATCATGCATGATTGTTTATTATCTGTCTCTGTTAACTCCACCTTAAAATCTAGTCGGGTTTTTTGCATGATGCAATTTTATTCAACGTTTGTTTAGACTTCCTCTTACGTCAAGATTTGATAAAGaggatattcattattttactgaagtaAATAATGCATTTTTCATAATGATGATCTTTCGGGTTTTTTCCATAACTTTATTTCTGATCACTAGTTGTCATCAGGAAGCATGTGATATTACACGTTCACACAAAACACTAGATAACAGTAAAAGGCTAGCCATAACAGGTGATTAGTTTGTATGTAACAGCTGTGTTAGTGCTCAACTCTCAGTGCTTACTTTATGATGACTCACTATGTTATTATCTCTTTTGGGTAAACAATGTTGTTGATCATATCAATAAAGGTATAACTCTGCATACACTGATTTTAGTACACTGTTAAATGCATTGaagtacatgttttttttattttttttatttatgcaATGATGTACCTGATTGTCTAAGCTATGTCCTTTTATTTAAAGTTTCCCATATGCTGTATATCTACCTTGCCATGGAATTGAGAAGAATCATATGCCTACACCCCATACAGGATATACAATTCCATGTTCCAAAGTCCAAGTTTATCCAGTTTAAtacaatattttgtataaattgcTACAACAGCAATATTCCTTTAACAGTGTTATTTTGTGATACTAGTTCTTCTCCAAATCAAGTGAATTTgttgttaaatttaaattttactaCAATACTGATGTATGTGAAGGTGTCAGAGGCAAAAGTCATGGCAGAATCCCTTGGGATAGTTAACAAATGTACATTAGTTGCACTTATCAGAGTGGACAAAAACTAGGGCAAATTTGGCGGGACATGttgtgatgatgatagtgatcaTATATTGAGCGACATACTCAACATACTTTGTAAAATTGTTATACAGCTATAGCTATTCTAAGGATTGCaagttcgagtcctggccagatgaATACGTTGTGTCCAATTGCCTCTCTTCCTGCAACCAGGTGTAtaaaatggggacttgcgaggtaaacTTGTAAATGTGGTTGCATGTgtcggtttgtggctgcaccacggttgtggtgcactgtagtgcAAACTTTGGTGTGGGCACGGCacgttaccaatgaccaggggttagtgttgtaaagtcatgtgaggggGGCTGTGGCCTTGAACCTTTAACTCAAAATAAAAGGCAGTAACTGAAGCATGTATGAATTCGTTAAAGTTATGCcatattttctcttttcaaaCTAAACTTCAGTATCATCTATCTAATAATGCAACTGAAAAACTCTTGACACAGAGATGAAACAAAAAAtttcttttgacatttttggtCCATATTTCTGGGGTTTAAACCTTTGCCTTTTATGTAAGTTCTATTTTTAAGGTCATTAAATCGTGCCCTCATGTTGACATCAAGGGGGAGTATCTTTAGGAAAGGGTGGGATTTTTGAGATCTTGTTTGGGGTTGCTATGTTTCAAGAACGATGGTCAAATACCTACGTTTCTGTAATATATACAATATCTAGAGATATGGATTTGGTTTGTTCAAATTAACAGTAATTTGGGCTTTTTCAAAAATTTGTACATGAAATCTGGGGGCACTTGATCTTGCGACAGTCCATGAAATCCCAGGACTGTCCCAGGGAATCTGTGACATCTGGTCAGTCACCTTACCCCCAAAAATGGATGTTTAGGAATTTACTGATAATCACCAGAAATGCCTTTAATTTAAAggattacaacaaaaaaacataaaaccaGTTAAAAAGACCATTAGAATATGACACCAAGTTATGAATTGCTTTTAttgaaatttgataaaaaattatcataattagAATGTTGAACTTGAGCATGAACTGAGCATGACAATTAATAGTACTGATGAAATATCACTCTGAGTAAAATAGAGAAGTGTGTTACTTTCCACTGGAAATATATAAACCTTTTTCCAAATCATGGTAGCAagttattaatatatacatgaaaatcGATCTCTTTGGACGTTTcgtttttatgattttgtttatgGAGACCCATCCCATCGACTTATTTTGACCTTCACATCTCCAACATCCCCCATTGGCTTCACTGCTAACAGGTTATTAGTGAGGAGAAGAGTCAGCTGCTCATTTCTACACAGTATGCCTATTGAAGAAAAGTCTTGGGCAaaggagggcggggggggggggggaggaatatTACCAATATAAGAAAATATCTCTTACATTTAAATAGACCCATGCTGatctttaataatattaataaaacatcTGAAATTTGAAAGACATCTGGAGCAGACAAATTTAGTACTGGTCACACTGGAGGATAGGCAAACAATTCTTGTTGACTGACTGACTGTTGACTAACAATTTATAATACCTATATGAAAGTCAACATTTTCtataacaaaatacaaacatcTGTACTTTACACTGAAATGTCATATTAATTCCTCTAGTTGAAGATTACCACAGACAAAAGATGGTACATAATATAATGAGGTATAAACCATACATTTGTGTGTGTAAATGCTTGCACACCAATTGCATTGCACACTCAGTACATAACAATATTTCAATCACACAACTGGTTTAGAATCGTAGACCATTTTGCGTGATAATATTGACAATAGCAAAATGCTATTATCCAAAACTTACAATTAATAAGTTAAATGTTAAGTGAAATGCACACCTACCCGGAATTCAGATAAAGCCAACATACAAGGCAGTCGTGGCCACCCAAGCATAATATGAACCATTGATCTGCACAACCAGTGGTGTATAGAATCATGGTGTTAAATTGAATATTTGTAAGCTGAAGATTGGGTCAAATACCAACTAACTTTAAAGTAATATTCAAAAACTTTAACCCTGATTGATTCTATATGCAAACTAAGGTAAAGTACCTATCGATATTTAAAGCAACAAACCAACGAGAAAATGTCTGCATGTATTTGATGGGAATTATTTGTATGATGCAATCCCCTGCATTAATCACTTAATCAGTGATCAATTTGTTAGTTCTAAGCTTACAACTAGCATTCTGAAATTCGTTCCTATCACATTGTTAAGACTGCTTCTATGTTGAAGACATACAATTCCAAAATTCAAAAACTCTGAAACCACATAATTAAAGTTCATTGCCTGGAAGCATTTATGTAGGGTTCATACAGTGGCTTAGCTCGGATTGACCAATAGAAGTGCACCGTCACCCCTCCCCAAAATGAAACCCAGTCCAAACATGGTTTGGGCCTTGGGtgtgaatttttgttttatattggcAGATGGCCAGATATGGCACTATCAGGCTTTCCCCATTGACAAGGTTTTTGTTTGAATTCTGGTTTTTTAAAATGTATCTTCTTATTCACTTGTCAACTATTGTTGTACGGATATACAAGGAATATTGTATTTATAGGCATACCCCTAACTTTGATACACATAACAGGAAACTGATATTCTATGAGCTTTGTATGCTACCGACATGAAGAGAAAGGCTGACAGATCTATACCAACAGCGAACTGCATCATTTGGTAGTAATTCATGATGCAAATctgcatcatatatatatatagatgtatataggTATTCCCCCAAGGCACAGGAATCTGGCCTGTTACAGCTGTGTCATAGATGTAAGATGTATAGGCAGCTCATTGGTTAAGATCATGAATAGACATTTTAAACAATATGCCCCACCATTTAAGAAATTAGGTTTTACTAATTAGTTCAATGTACATCACATGAtgatttatttacttatatCACAATAAAATTTTATTTACATGCCATCTGTAAGTGGTAAAACTGttgtatatttcattaaaatgaaCAAACAGATTTCAATTTGACAACCACAAGTATACAAGgttaataaatgtgtttttacaGTTTAACTGCTGTAACAAAATTGACTCTTTAAACATATAAAAACAGTTATGTCATATAAATTTATTGATGAACAAAAGTTCAAGAGAAAGCATGATTGCTATACAAAATAACAttgttttgaatatatatatttataaatcatTTTTAGGGAGGAcagaatatattataatatagatTTTATGTCCACCGATAACCATTGCAAGAACCAAATTTATCtataaattttaatttagttATGAAAGACCCAAGATTTAAAAGTTTTGACATGGTTTCATCAATATCATAATTTTATAAGTAACAAATACATTTCAACATTTACGAGAAGGATTCTTGACTGACCATCAGGCCTGCTTCAGTACATATCATATTTTATGCATAAAATGAAAGTACCAATGCATAAATGCATTTCATTGTATATGTGCATCAGTCGAATTAACCTAACATTTATCAATTCCATCTCACTTTAACATAAACTGCAACGTTTCATATCGATCCATCATCACACAGGAGACAGCCAAGGGTGGTTTGAGATAAAACAGACAAGGAATACATCGTACTGCTTGCACCTACAGACTGTTAATCTTCcaatgtggggagggggggaggggcaggagatgcattgtttttatttatgagCGCTATTCCTTACAGTCACCCACATATATTTGTTCCCTGGTGCAATGTTACACCCAATCTTCATGTGGTGCACATGTATCACCACTGCCAAGGACTGTATAAcctgaaaaagaagaaacaaaagaaaggtGGTTAACTGTATTGTTCTAATGTCTGTGGTCAATAAGAACTTTAAAAAACAGACTTTTGAGTCAATGTTGATGTCTAAATATACCTGAAGACATTTCTATTCTTCAAACATTGTCATTTCATAATACTGAATCCCCCTTCACCTGAAGTTTTAGACAGcagtgtatgtgtgtgggtgggagggggatcgatggggggggggactcggAGTATTATAAACTTACCCGAACCATTCATATGGAGAACTGGCTGGTATTTAAAGTCTACCACCTGAGCAATCTTTATTCCTAGAGGTTCTCTAGAAACGTCCAAATGCAAATGTTCAACATTGTAATGCACTACTTGACGTCCACAGTTGCACGAATTTTCTTTCAAACGAGGTAAAGTGTGTTTAATTTCCGCCGTTGAACTTCCAGATGCTAATTTCTGGTCCGCACTAAGAAGCTGGACCCGTTGGGCCCTCTTTCGGCGTTGATTGGCTGGTAAAGAAGTGCATCTTCTTGGATCTGGAAAGACTTCATCTTCTGATTCCATTCCAGAGTCACCTGTCGATCTATCCATGTCATAttgatgaaatttaaaattttcGGTGATTTTAATGGTCGTCTCTTTGACGCTCCCGAATGAACTTTTCCAGGCCGAATCAGTACAGGACTGAGCCTCATTTGAAATACTGGTAACGGATAAGACAGCTGAAAGTGATAGAACAAAAGCAGTTTAATACATTCCACTGATGTGGATTACACTCGAACAAACTGGTTGCTGTATGTTCTAGGCTAAGTGATTTCAACTTAAATACATTGCTTGTAACTTTAGACTTTCTCTGTATTTCTGTCATTCTTACTTAATACACTTTACAACTCAGATATACAAAAGGGCACAACAGTCCTTATAGCTTAGATACATACAGAAAGGGGAcatggtaaggggggggggggcggggaggagGAAAGCGGTGGGTGGGTTTAATATGGAGACTTCATAGCAATTTTCCTACAGATACTGTACCATTTGAGCTCCCTTGATCTGTTTCTTCACAAACAGTGCTATCTCTGTCGGATGAAGTGTAGGACAGCGTTCCGAGAGTGTAACCCCGCCGGACGGCAGTCATGTAACTTGTTCGTGTTTCACCCAATCGTCTAAATTGCCCAAGGTTAGACGGTTGGTGAGGACTCTGACTCTCTCTGGACTTCTCTGTGAttgatttcaccatgacaaaaAAGATACATGTGATCCAAAATATTGCACTCCAAAAAAGCCTTCGAAGTAATGGACCATCTGGGGATTGAAAGAGACAGAAATGGAAAACTATAAATAGACCTTCTTATGTTTCATATGGACCTTACTTAAGACACAGACCAAATTCCAATGAATGATCATCTTGATATTCCAAAAATTGTACTCTTAGAATTGCATTCATGAAACACCTAGTTTGAAGGAAGCACAGTcagtaaaaaaaacatttatggtTTCGATTACAACCGTACAATCGTAAACCTATGCATATCATGATGGTGTGTGAATGTTCGTGGCTGCTGAAAAGAATTGCcatgtcctcagaagaattctatgTTTTTTAACAGGTATTATTAAGGTTAGGGTACCTGGAACGGAATGGGGAATAAAATAGAGTCTTTCTGTGTGAATGAAAATACAcctgggtgtgtgtgtgtgtgtttctatgTATTTTGGGTGTATGCAATTTGTTCTGCATTCAGACTGAGAACTTCAACAACGGAACTCAAAGTCCTCACATATCATTGAAAAGAAACAccacgtcctcagaagaattctattgcTAAGGGATATTGAATTATACTGTTAAGGGATATTGTATTCCGCAGACAACAgacaaaacacaaagaaaatctTCTACAGTAAATGAACCAAAATGAAAGTATATTACATCTACCTCATAAGTGATCAACAAGGGTCACAAGGTGTGTTCCTGAGGGGAGACAATGACAACCATTCCAGAGACCACACGCAAAACACAATGAAAAAAGCTTCTCAATGaaccaaatgaaaatattttaaaattttaattagaatatacTCTATTTTTaaggggtattgttaaggtatGGGTGGGTGGATTTGAGCAACAGAAGAAGTAGAAAGGTTAAGGTTAATTACTCCAGGAAACAAATCCAAACCTTAGTCAAACTTCACGCATGAATGACTCACTCGATCGTTACGTTCCTTGTATGGTACTAGCTCATAGACGACACAAACACCAATACACTGGCTATACATGTAATCAACCAGCAATCATTGCATATGGACATAGCATATAACCCTAAGTCAACAAATACGTGTTGGATAACAGAAAGCACTGGTAATAATAACTCTATGAAACATGGATACTTCTACGAAACCATGACTCATCCTAACTTGGGAATATACCTAAACTCAAAGAATCTCCTTGTTACTCCATTCATATGTTAATTCACAGTTTAATCAAATGCCAAGTCCCTTGGAAAGGACATGAAGGATATTAAGATTGGTGGAGGCaatgaggtcaacagaggtcaaatacTGAAACCTTGTTATCATGATAACTCTCTTTATAAGCGTAACATAaatgaagttcatacttggcaAGTGGATACCTATTTGCAAGTTGAAGAACACTATTGAAATTAGTGGAAGTCAAacgtcatttgaggtcactagaggtcaaagtttgaaaccttgttaacatgataactcTCTATCAGCGTAAcacagacctgtcaacctgtttgaccccaaaatagggagaataacatttttcagggccaaaaaatagggagaacaaggagaaaatagggaggttggtaattttcaactgaaatgatataaatactcctaaataagtatagtctacttataatgcaatacagtgagagaatcatccaatcagtgtttcttgttgtagtttacagcaaAGTTTGAAAATCTTGTAATCATGATAACTTATTCAGTACATACAAGCCTAGGTGAGTGCGAGAACTgcattgaaattggtggagctagttaaagatcatttgaggtcaatagaaATTAAAGGGTGAAATGCAATAGGGAAATTTGATTGAAATTCATATTTGACTTTAGGCTAATTTTTGGTAAGTACAGGAACCCATTTGAagttggtggaggtcaaagttcagtCCAACAAAGCTAGAAGTCTGAAAATTTGCAAGAGTGATACTTCCAATTAGTTCCAAAGGTGAAATGCATTAGTGCAAGATCATTGCTGGTTTACTTGAAGTCAGTATTGGCCAACACTTAAAATTCTTGTGTGTAGTGTGACAGTGGATTAGTGGAATGGTCTCATATTAAATGTGAAAAGGAATCACTTATACAATTCCCTTTCTGGTTTTAATATCTCAACAAAATGGCACTTtctaaatacatacagtattctTCTATgataaaaatgtcaattttaaaGTAATGGAATTGCATTTTCGTTACAAAACTGGAGAAAGGGTACAGTACTTTTAATTTTCACATACCTCCGGCTAACATCCCACctaaccccaccctcccctccccacccctttcaTTTTCCTCCACTTACTTCACTACCCCAGACATGCAGAGAAATGGAATGCAGTCAATGCTATCAAGTACTACAGGGTACAGCAATGTGCTTGAACTCTAACATaacatcatgtacagtacatacttttTATAAACTACATAAACAGAGTCTACATCaggcatatatacagtatgagtTACAGTATACTAGTACAGACTGCCGTGctcatacatacataatatcaGCCATTGTCTTTTATTGTGCTCGGCATGAGGCCCATGCCTGGAAAGCAAATTTGGCAGCATATGGAACAGTGATTTCAGACAAAAACCGTGAAAAACAAGGATTGTAAAGAAATCTATTGAACATCCGTTCAGATtagaggcattgaagactcgcgccaaacggcatgcggccatctgaaaaagttaactattttttgcttgcaagtgacgttgtgttcgtgtcgctacaaaatgcagacagtaatgaaacgtgatcagtggcggagctaggcgtattggtcaggggggcgagaatggtctgtaggggcgctttcgacactatctaagggGAGCGcaaccacaggttggcgcggagcgtacagaatttttttgagtaaagatacttcctagatcgccggaaatgaccctttcagggcgttgctaatttgcagataaacgaagaataaataggtgtcatcgccattttgtcagaaattacaccaacaaaatgtgacaaatgtcaataggtatttgagagcgcaataaaaaagtcaataatcgcgaataagtaaaaagtggtaaaaagctgaaaagggcgccagcagtccatttgagtccatcgggggggggggggcatctgccccctctgactgtatggacgctccgccactgaacgtgataccttgttatctttagctggacctgagaagtccatcgctgtattgtttgttcattggctgtgggtattgaccgcagctgtatgtactgactgtacactagtgtctaattaccgacggtagttaccgacagtagcaagctgtgtgtgtattttctgggatcgatggtgttgtctaacaattctgttacacctcattcgaaagtaggtcagattaccggcattagacgtttctttttgcacgagtcttcacaccctttaaactgaGCATACTGCAGATGTTTGGCAGGCAGTTGATTTT
Proteins encoded:
- the LOC139978359 gene encoding uncharacterized protein isoform X2 — translated: MVKSITEKSRESQSPHQPSNLGQFRRLGETRTSYMTAVRRGYTLGTLSYTSSDRDSTVCEETDQGSSNAVLSVTSISNEAQSCTDSAWKSSFGSVKETTIKITENFKFHQYDMDRSTGDSGMESEDEVFPDPRRCTSLPANQRRKRAQRVQLLSADQKLASGSSTAEIKHTLPRLKENSCNCGRQVVHYNVEHLHLDVSREPLGIKIAQVVDFKYQPVLHMNGSGYTVLGSGDTCAPHEDWV
- the LOC139978359 gene encoding uncharacterized protein isoform X1 codes for the protein MSITMTLPETQCTQSDGPLLRRLFWSAIFWITCIFFVMVKSITEKSRESQSPHQPSNLGQFRRLGETRTSYMTAVRRGYTLGTLSYTSSDRDSTVCEETDQGSSNAVLSVTSISNEAQSCTDSAWKSSFGSVKETTIKITENFKFHQYDMDRSTGDSGMESEDEVFPDPRRCTSLPANQRRKRAQRVQLLSADQKLASGSSTAEIKHTLPRLKENSCNCGRQVVHYNVEHLHLDVSREPLGIKIAQVVDFKYQPVLHMNGSGYTVLGSGDTCAPHEDWV